Proteins co-encoded in one Coregonus clupeaformis isolate EN_2021a chromosome 5, ASM2061545v1, whole genome shotgun sequence genomic window:
- the LOC121562832 gene encoding calcineurin B homologous protein 2 isoform X1 → MLLFCLSVEMGSTNSTLSKIPNVEELMQETGFTPAHIVRLYDRFEALDKEKTGHLRPQDFGAINRLAMNPIGDRIIGAFFSPGQETVDFHSFVRILAHFRPADKNRPKDPSMPEPVNNRTSKLKFAFQLYDQDKDGKISRAELLQVLRSMLEMQVTEEQLESIADRTIQEADLDKDDAISFEEFRKSLEKVNIDHKMSIRFLR, encoded by the exons GTTATTGTTTTGTCTTTCTGTAGAAATGGGCTCGACAAACTCCACCCTGTCAAAAATTCCAAACGTCGAAGAATTAATGCAAGAAACGGGTT TCACCCCTGCACACATTGTTCGACTTTATGATCGTTTCGAAGCATTGGACAAGGAGAAGACAGGCCATCTCCG CCCACAGGATTTCGGAGCCATTAATAGGTTGGCGATGAACCCCATTGGGGATCGGATCATTGGGGCTTTCTTCTCTCCAGG ACAGGAAACAGTGGACTTCCACTCCTTTGTGAGGATCCTGGCCCACTTCCGGCCTGCGGACAAAAACCGTCCGAAAGATCCCAGTATGCCTGAACCTGTCAACAATAGGACCAGTAAACTCAAGT TTGCCTTCCAACTATATGACCAGGACAAAGATGGTAAAATCTCCAGAGCTGAGCTTCTACAG GTGCTGCGGTCCATGCTGGAGATGCAGGTGACGGAGGAGCAGCTAGAGAGCATTGCGGACCGCACCATCCAGGAGGCTGACCTGGACAAGGATGATGCCATCTCCTTTGAGGAGTTCCGCAAG TCCCTGGAGAAGGTGAACATCGACCACAAGATGAGCATTCGCTTCCTGCGCTAG
- the LOC121562832 gene encoding calcineurin B homologous protein 2 isoform X2 → MVTPAHIVRLYDRFEALDKEKTGHLRPQDFGAINRLAMNPIGDRIIGAFFSPGQETVDFHSFVRILAHFRPADKNRPKDPSMPEPVNNRTSKLKFAFQLYDQDKDGKISRAELLQVLRSMLEMQVTEEQLESIADRTIQEADLDKDDAISFEEFRKSLEKVNIDHKMSIRFLR, encoded by the exons ATGG TCACCCCTGCACACATTGTTCGACTTTATGATCGTTTCGAAGCATTGGACAAGGAGAAGACAGGCCATCTCCG CCCACAGGATTTCGGAGCCATTAATAGGTTGGCGATGAACCCCATTGGGGATCGGATCATTGGGGCTTTCTTCTCTCCAGG ACAGGAAACAGTGGACTTCCACTCCTTTGTGAGGATCCTGGCCCACTTCCGGCCTGCGGACAAAAACCGTCCGAAAGATCCCAGTATGCCTGAACCTGTCAACAATAGGACCAGTAAACTCAAGT TTGCCTTCCAACTATATGACCAGGACAAAGATGGTAAAATCTCCAGAGCTGAGCTTCTACAG GTGCTGCGGTCCATGCTGGAGATGCAGGTGACGGAGGAGCAGCTAGAGAGCATTGCGGACCGCACCATCCAGGAGGCTGACCTGGACAAGGATGATGCCATCTCCTTTGAGGAGTTCCGCAAG TCCCTGGAGAAGGTGAACATCGACCACAAGATGAGCATTCGCTTCCTGCGCTAG